CTGGCACGTTTAGCTGTTGCTGGAATTCCACTTCGGTCGGGACTTCCTCTTCAGGAAAACGAAACGCTTCTTCGGCCACCTGCTTACGGTCCTTGCCGTCGCTGCCGGAGGACTGCTGAAACAATTTCACGGTGCCGCCCTGTTCGGCCAGGCCGCTGCCCTGCAAAACGACGGAGATGTCGAACGGGTCGCCGCGGTGCACGTCGGACGGCGACTGCATACCAGCCAGCCACAGATTCCGTTGAGGTCGCGTAGTGCCGACGCCTATCGATATCAATTTTGTGTCGCTGCGTTCCGCGCGAAGCCGAGCCTGTTCGGTGTCGAGCCCCGCGTTGGCTCGACCATCTGTGACGACCACGATGCCAGACAGCGTTCGCCCCGACATTTGGCCGATGAGTTGATGCAACGTCTCACCCAGTCGCGTCTCCGCTCCAGCCGGTTGCAGAATCTGTTGCCAGCGCAATTTGGTTTCTGCAGGAGACCGTTCGCCAGTGTCCGCGAGGTCGACTCTTACGACATCGTTCTCCGTTGAGTCAGCTGCGTTTTTGCCGTCGTTGGACTTGTTGGAATCGCCGACAACAAATGATGTTTCCTGTTCGGAGACCGTCGCTTGCGGGCCGTTTAGTGATGATGCAAAACTGTAGACGGACACGGCGTGCGTTTTGCTAAGTTCTTCAACAAGTCCCGAATCAATCAGCGCCGCCTGTACCGCCTGAGCTCGCGTTTCGGCGGCTTCTTCGCCTTCATCCTTTGCTTCGTCAGATGCGGGATAGGCCATCGACAGCGAGGTGTCGACAAGTATGCCGACCCGTGACTTCTGGATTTGCGTTGTCTGGGTTCGCTGGCGAGGATTCAGCAGGACAAACAAAATCAGCAGCAGCACCAGCGTTCGCAACGTCAAGAGTGCGACTCGCCACGGCGTCTTTAAGAACCGTGAATCTCGCAGCGACGTCCACGTGGTCAGCCCGAACACTGCGACGAGTGCTGCCAACAGCAGCAGGATCGATGCGGAGGAGTCCGGCAGGTCGAATTCCAGCGTACGGAAGGATTCCGTTTCTGTTTGAGCCACGCTTAGCAGATGGCGAATGCTCATGACTTCACCTCCGGGTGAAAACTCATTCGCAACGACAGCAACTGCTCGCCAATCAGTGCGAAGACCAGCAGGCCCAGCAACAGCCACCTCATTTCTCGTCCCGCGTCACTGGCGGAAAGTTCGTCGGCCACGTCGGCCGTGATGACTCGGACATGTCCACTTTCCACTTGAGTTTCGACATCGCTGGCATCGGCGATTGCGAGATTGCTTTCTGAAGCAGGCACGCTTAATGCCAGCCAGGTTTCTTTGCTTTCTCCCTCCAGCTGAAACCGCTTGACGCGATACACGCCTGGTCGGTCGGCCTGAGGAATCGAAACGGCCAGCCGCTCTTCCGCAGCTTCTGATGATGATTCATCGGCGCCGTCAGAAGCCTCTGCTGCCGACACGGGTGTCGCCTGTAATCGCAGGAAGGAGTTTGCTGCTGTTTCTTCATCGGCAAATGGCAGGAACACTTCGATCGATTCTGTGAATTCGCTGACCGGCCATTCCAGCTTCAGCGCGTCGCCCAATTCTCGGATCTGCACTGATTCTGTTGGCTTCTGCAGGTACTGATGCAGCAGCAGGTGAGTCACCACGTATCCAGGAGCCGCCGGCGCGATCGGCCAGTTGGTCCAGCGGCGTCCGGCAGTGGTCAGGAACGTGATGATTCGACCGGTACCGACGCTGTGTTCGAAAATGATTGGATCGCCGTTCTTCAATCGAGCGAGTACTTCGTAGTTCTTTCTTCCCGCTGGTGCATCGGAGCCGCCACTGTCGGCCGTTGTGGCATCCTGCACCTGAAACCACTGCGACACCTGCAATGCATCGGCAAACGGGCTGTCGGGGATGTTGTAGATCGCAAAGACCGGATGCTGTTCGAAGACCGGATGCTGGAACTGCGGTTCTTCGCCCTGCACTGGTTTCGGAATGGCTGCCACCGTGCCAAGCGGCACAGGAAACAGATTGACGTCAGCACTTCGCAGCGTCGTATTGTACCATGTGCTGTTGGCCTGGTCGTCCGGGAACCACGCGATGCCACCGCCATTGCTGACGTACTTCGCCAACAACTGAGTCGCGTCGGCGGGCAGTTCGCGAATGTTCAGAAGGTAAATGCAGTCGTAGCCGCTAAGGTCTTCCGACGTCAGCACGTCCGATCGTCGCACGTCGGCGGCCAGGCCCGTCAGCTGAGGATCCGCACTTAGCGCGGTCGACACGTAGCCGGCATCTTCCTGCCGAGCTTCGTCGTCGACGACCAAAATAGACCGCTTGTCAGTGACATCAACGACCAGAAATCGCGAGTTGTCTTCGTCCAGAGCGTCTTCTTCCAGGCGAACTTCGACTTCACGATGACCGGCCGCATTGAAAGTGATGTCGTGATCGATGGCGGCTTCTTCACCCGGTTCGATGTCTGGCAGCAGCACCTTGACGGGCAGCGAGTTGCCATCGACATAAACGGCGGCTCGAAGACCGCTGGATTTCTGTTCGGCATGATTGCGAAACGTGAGTTGAACTCGCCAGGGAACGCCCACCGCGACAGCTAAAGTTTCTGACGTCATGCCGGACAGCACCACGTTGTCGGCGGCATCCCGCGCTACCTGGATCAGGCTGACTTGCGCATCGATTGCATCCAGCGATTTTAACGCGGCAGTGACTTCCGGTTGCCCGGACCAGTCAGCTTTTCGCAGGTCTGTCAAAACGTGGACCTGAGGTGCCACGCCGCCATCGCCGGAAAGGATGTTTTCAGCAGCCGCCAACGCCGGAGCGGGCGATGCGGACGTGTACGAACACGTGAGGTTCCTCAGACGCGGAATCAGTTCCTGTATCAAAGCGTTGTCGAGGGCTCGGTCAGTGACCAGAGGCCGGTCCGGCTGCGTCATCGTGATCACGGTGGCTCGCAGCGAACCCGATCCACTGCTGCCTTGTGACACCATCTTTTCCAACGTGGCCAAGGCCTGCTGAAAGACCGTTTCGTTGTCCGACTTCTGACGCATCGACAGCGTATCATCCAGAATCAATACGTGGTGAGTCGTCGCGCCGCGTAGCAGCATTAATCGTGACGGATCCAACACCAGTCGAGCCAGCAGGAAGACAATCAGCAGCACCGCGAGGACTCGCAGAAACAGGAGGAGGAGTTGCTCGATGATCAGGCGGCGGCGGTTGAGTTCATCGCTTTGCAGCAGAAACTCCATCGCCGCAAATTTCACCTTCTTGTAGCGCAGACGGCTAAGCAGGTGAATAATGATCGGCACAGAAGCCAGCGCAGCACCCGGCAGCACGAAGGCGGGGTTCAGGAAAAACTGCGAGAGCCAGCTCATGAGGTTTCAGGTTTCAGGGGTTCGGGTTTCGGGGAAGACAAAGGGACAGGCCGCGGGGCGATTTCCCCCAACCTGAAACCCTTAACGCCGAAACCCTACTTCCTCATTCCAATTCGAAAATTCAACAAGTGTGACAACACGGCGTCCAGATTTTCGCTGGTGCGGGTTAGGCGATAATCCACCAGGCTTCCGGCACAACGTCGGCGGATGGTTTCCAGAAACGAATCCAACGCATTTTTGTAGCCGGTTCGCAAAGCCGCCGGGTCGCAGGTCAGCTTGCCGCTGTCCTCCAGCCCTTCAAAACGCAGTGTGCCGGAATAGTCGAAGTCCAGTTCCTGATCGTCCATTGTATGCACGATCAGCACTTCGTGTTTGCGCTGTTTCAGCAGTTGCAGTCCACGAAACAACTGTTCTCGATCGCAAAACAGATCGGAAATCAGAATGACAATGCTGCGGTGTGACATCACTTCGGCCGCCGACCGCAGAACGGAAATGATATCTGTCTGGCCGGTGGCGGTTTCCGCAGACAGTCCCTGCAGAATGCTGTTCAGGTGATTGTGGCGACTGCTGGACGGAATGATCGAACGCATTTTCGTGTCGAACAGACCCACGCCGACGGAGTCGTTCTGTTTAAGAATCAACATCGCGAGTGCGGCGGCAACTGTTTGAGCGTAGTCGAACTTCGTGAGCGGCCCGGAACCGAACTGCATCGATTCGCTGCCGTCCACCAACAGGACGACTCGCACGTTCGTGTCTTCTTCGAACAGTTTCAGGTAGTAGCGGTCGGTGCGCGACCAGACTTTCCAGTCGATTCGGCGCGCATCGTCTCCTGGCACATACTCTCTGTGCTGCACGAATTCGATAGACTGACCGAAGTACGGACTTCTGTGCAACCCGGAAACAAACCCCTCGACTACTTTTCGAGCTCGCAGTTCCAGACGAGAAATCTTCGCGATTTCGTCAGGCTGCAAAAATCTTTCCAAGTCGTGGGTCACTCGTTAATTCACTTTCCTTGTCAGGAGTTTCCGCAATCAGTCGTTCGATCACTTTGTCGGACGTAATGCCTTCACTTTCGGCCGTAAAGTTCGGCGTGATGCGGTGTCGCATCACGGGGGCCGCCAAAGCTTTGATGTCTTCGGTCGACACATGCGTGCGGCCGTTCAGGAGGGCTCGCGTTTTGCCGCCGACCAGCAGGTTTTGCATGGCTCGCGGACCAGCGCCCCAGCCCAGCCATTCGTTGATCCAGTCAGGTGCCCCCGGTTCGCCAACTCGCGTTTGACGTACCAATGCCAGTGCATAATTGATCACGTGATCCGTCACGGGAACCTGCCGCACAACGTGTTGGATGTTGACCACTTGTTCGCCGGTCAGCACCGGTTGGATGTCCACCTTCGTGTCGGATGTCGTTTGCCGAGCGATCTGGCGTTCTTCTGCGAAGGTCGGATACGTAACAAAGACCTTAAACATGAATCGGTCCTGTTGCGCTTCCGGCAGCGAATAGGTGCCTTCCTGTTCGATCGGGTTTTGAGTCGCCAGCACGAAGAATGGATCGCTAAGCTGATGGATGGTCTGGCCAACCGTCACCTGTCGTTCCTGCATGGCTTCCAGCAGCGCGGCCTGGGTCTTTGGCGGCGTGCGGTTGATTTCGTCCGCCAGAACCACGTTGTGGAACAGTGGGCCGGGAATGAACCGGAATTCGCGTTCGCCCGTGTCGCGGTTTTCCTGCAGCACGTCGGTGCCGGTAATGTCGGCGGGCATCAGGTCCGGTGTAAACTGGATTCGCGAAAATGCCATCGACAGGCATTTCGAAAGCGTGCTGATCAGCAGCGTCTTGGCCAGCCCCGGCACACCTTCCAGCAGACAGTGGCCTCGACTGAACAAAGCGATCAGTAGCTGGTCAATGACGTCTTCCTGCCCAACAATGACCTTGCCGATTTGCTGCCTGAGTTCGCCATGAGCTTTGTGCAGCAGGTCAATGGATTCGTTCGAGATATCGGCGACCGCCGTTGCGGGTTTCATGTTTTCATCAGACATTGAGGTCTCTCAGGCATCAAAATGCCGGGTTGTTCCTTCGCGTTGCGTCTGAATCCAGACGCCTTGCCAGCGGATCATATCAAACTAGACAGGCTTGAGAATCGAGCGACTTCGGCAACATTCCGCAGCACGGCGATCCTTCAGAAATGCGGCCACGGTTCGGCAAGTTGGTCAGCTGCCGTCGGACTCGCCGGAAGCGGCGTGAATTCAGGGAGCGGAAGAGGACTCGCCGCCGTTTTCGGCAGGGTTGTCCCGCACGCTATCGGCGGCTGTTGCCTCGTCGCTGTGCAGGCCTGCATCAGCCGGATCGTCCGGAACCGGCAGGCCGAGGTGCTTGAGCAGGTACCGTTGAAATGCGTAAATTCGTCCCTCGCGGCTACCGATTACGCCCGTGTGTCGACTGGCTTCCAACCCGCGTTGCTGAGGCGCATAGACACCGCGATCTTCGTTGTGGACTTCCAGCGTCTTCGCCTTCGCGTATTTCCAGGCCAGCCAGGAAATCGCACTCGCGATCGGGCCACGCTTTAGCCCACGCACAGCAAAGAACCTCATGCGA
This DNA window, taken from Fuerstiella marisgermanici, encodes the following:
- a CDS encoding BatA domain-containing protein, producing the protein MSWLSQFFLNPAFVLPGAALASVPIIIHLLSRLRYKKVKFAAMEFLLQSDELNRRRLIIEQLLLLFLRVLAVLLIVFLLARLVLDPSRLMLLRGATTHHVLILDDTLSMRQKSDNETVFQQALATLEKMVSQGSSGSGSLRATVITMTQPDRPLVTDRALDNALIQELIPRLRNLTCSYTSASPAPALAAAENILSGDGGVAPQVHVLTDLRKADWSGQPEVTAALKSLDAIDAQVSLIQVARDAADNVVLSGMTSETLAVAVGVPWRVQLTFRNHAEQKSSGLRAAVYVDGNSLPVKVLLPDIEPGEEAAIDHDITFNAAGHREVEVRLEEDALDEDNSRFLVVDVTDKRSILVVDDEARQEDAGYVSTALSADPQLTGLAADVRRSDVLTSEDLSGYDCIYLLNIRELPADATQLLAKYVSNGGGIAWFPDDQANSTWYNTTLRSADVNLFPVPLGTVAAIPKPVQGEEPQFQHPVFEQHPVFAIYNIPDSPFADALQVSQWFQVQDATTADSGGSDAPAGRKNYEVLARLKNGDPIIFEHSVGTGRIITFLTTAGRRWTNWPIAPAAPGYVVTHLLLHQYLQKPTESVQIRELGDALKLEWPVSEFTESIEVFLPFADEETAANSFLRLQATPVSAAEASDGADESSSEAAEERLAVSIPQADRPGVYRVKRFQLEGESKETWLALSVPASESNLAIADASDVETQVESGHVRVITADVADELSASDAGREMRWLLLGLLVFALIGEQLLSLRMSFHPEVKS
- a CDS encoding DUF58 domain-containing protein; protein product: MQPDEIAKISRLELRARKVVEGFVSGLHRSPYFGQSIEFVQHREYVPGDDARRIDWKVWSRTDRYYLKLFEEDTNVRVVLLVDGSESMQFGSGPLTKFDYAQTVAAALAMLILKQNDSVGVGLFDTKMRSIIPSSSRHNHLNSILQGLSAETATGQTDIISVLRSAAEVMSHRSIVILISDLFCDREQLFRGLQLLKQRKHEVLIVHTMDDQELDFDYSGTLRFEGLEDSGKLTCDPAALRTGYKNALDSFLETIRRRCAGSLVDYRLTRTSENLDAVLSHLLNFRIGMRK
- a CDS encoding AAA family ATPase, with product MSDENMKPATAVADISNESIDLLHKAHGELRQQIGKVIVGQEDVIDQLLIALFSRGHCLLEGVPGLAKTLLISTLSKCLSMAFSRIQFTPDLMPADITGTDVLQENRDTGEREFRFIPGPLFHNVVLADEINRTPPKTQAALLEAMQERQVTVGQTIHQLSDPFFVLATQNPIEQEGTYSLPEAQQDRFMFKVFVTYPTFAEERQIARQTTSDTKVDIQPVLTGEQVVNIQHVVRQVPVTDHVINYALALVRQTRVGEPGAPDWINEWLGWGAGPRAMQNLLVGGKTRALLNGRTHVSTEDIKALAAPVMRHRITPNFTAESEGITSDKVIERLIAETPDKESELTSDPRLGKIFAA